The following coding sequences lie in one Trichoderma breve strain T069 chromosome 1, whole genome shotgun sequence genomic window:
- a CDS encoding autophagy protein atg8 ubiquitin like domain-containing protein, whose amino-acid sequence MRSKFKDEHPFEKRKAEAERIRQKYSDRIPVICEKVEKSDIATIDKKKYLVPADLTVGQFVYVIRKRIKLSPEKAIFIFVDEVLPPTAALMSSIYEEHKDEDGFLYITYSGENTFGTA is encoded by the exons ATGCGCAGCAAGTTCAAGGACGAGCACCCCttcgagaagcgcaaggctgaggcCGAGCGCATCCGACAGAAGTATTCCGATCGCATTCCC GTCATCTGCGAAAAGGTCGAGAAGAGCGATATTGCTACCatcgacaagaagaagtacCTAGTCCCCGCGGACCTGACAGTAGGCCAGTTTGTCTACGTCATCCGCAAGAGGATTAAGCTTTCTCCAGAGAAGGctatcttcatcttcgtgGATGAGGTCCTTCCTCCTACTGCCGCTCTCATGAGCAGCATCTACGAGGAGCacaaggacgaggatgg CTTCCTATACATCACCTACTCCGGCGAGAACACCTTTGGTACCGCATAA
- a CDS encoding coproporphyrinogen III oxidase domain-containing protein yields the protein MASPMAASRHVQRVATQIRLRSARVPRGQLTFNRWASSASGSRRAPASFGTSSSAAVWLAAAAIGITAPLAYSLTTAEPAKLDVTSLAEKDEQKKREAVVTEESPMRLRMEKFIKEQQQIIVKELERIDGKKFRKDEWTRPNGGGGITCVLQEGNVFEKAGLGVSVVYGTLPKPAILKMRENHKNLDPDVESLEFFAAGLSMVLHPYNPMAPTVHLNYRYFETANPDGTSQAWWFGGGCDLTPSYLFDEDAIHFHKTIKAACDNHDKTYYPRFKKWCDKYFYNKHRGECRGVGGIFFDDLDESERDQENTFAFIQDCLKSFLPSYVPILEKRKDMPYDDKEKMWQQIRRGKYVEFNLVHDRGTAFGLNTPGSRVESILMSLPLTASWKYMYEPEPKSREQRLVDVLKEPKEWV from the exons ATGGCTTCACCAATGGCTGCCTCTCGCCATGTCCAGCGCGTGGCTACACAGATCCGTCTGCGCTCAGCGCGGGTTCCCAGAGGCCAATTGACCTTCAATCGATGGGCATCGTCCGCTTCGGGCAGTCGGCGAGCTCCCGCCAGCTTCGGAACTTCATCCTCGGCAGCCGTTTGGCttgcagccgccgccattggcatcaCGGCTCCCTTGGCCTACAGCTTG ACAACAGCAGAGCCTGCAAAACTCGACGTCACATCCCTCGCCGAGAAGGatgagcagaagaagagagaggcagTTGTCACCGAAGAGTCGCCCATGCGCCTGCGGATGGAGAAGTTCatcaaggagcagcagcagataaTTGTCAAGGAACTCGAGCGCATCGACGGCAAGAAGTTTCGCAAAGACGAGTGGACGCGAcccaatggcggcggcggcattaCCTGTGTGCTGCAGGAGGGCAACGTATTCGAAAAGGCCGGCCTCGGCGTCAGCGTCGTCTACGGAACGCTTCCCAAGCCCGCCATCTTGAAGATGCGCGAAAACCACAAGAACCTCGACCCCGATGTCGAATCGCTGGAGTTCTTCGCCGCAGGCTTGAGCATGGTGCTCCATCCATACAACCCCATGGCTCCCACCGTGCACCTGAATTACCGATACTTCGAAACGGCCAACCCCGACGGCACCTCTCAGGCGTGGTGGTTTGGAGGCGGCTGCGACCTGACGCCCTCATACCTCTTTGACGAAGACGCCATCCACTTCCACAAGACCATCAAGGCTGCCTGCGACAATCACGACAAGACATACTACCCTCGATTCAAGAAATGGTGCGACAAGTACTTTTACAACAAGCATCGTGGTGAGTGCCGAGGCGTGGGCGGTATCTTCTTTGACGATCTAGACGAGTCCGAGCGAGACCAGGAGAACACCTTTGCATTCATCCAGGACTGCCTGAAGTCCTTCCTGCCGTCCTACGTCCCCATTCTCGAGAAGCGAAAGGACATGCCTTACGAtgacaaggaaaagatgtGGCAGCAGATCCGTAGAGGCAAGTATGTCGAGTTCAACCTAGTTCACGACCGAGGCACTGCCTTTGGACTGAACACGCCTGGATCACGAGTCGAGAGTATTCTCATGAGcttgccattgacggcaagctggaagtacatgtatgagCCAGAGCCCAAGAGCAGGGAGCAGAGACTGGTGGATGTCTTGAAGGAGCCCAAGGAGTGGGTTTGA
- a CDS encoding maintenance of mitochondrial structure and function domain-containing protein, whose protein sequence is MPTTTAETLSLVTRNVSVAPLVLLSAVDHYNRTVHNKTKRRVVGVLLGQNDGKNVRVSNSFAVPFEEDEKDPSVWFLDHNYVESMNDMFKKVNAREKLVGWYHTGPKLRASDLEINELFKRYTPNPLLVIIDVQPKESGVPTDAYFAVEEIKDDGTTTSRTFVHTPSIIEAEEAEEIGVEHLLRDIRDVAVGTLSTRVTNQLQSLQGLHLRLRDIGAYLQKVLDGQLPVNHAILGNLQDVFNLLPNLSTPDDDSKVGSHELSHAMSIKTNDQLMAIYLSSLIRAITAFHDLIENKIQNRQQQDEKEPKKDEATNKDEKKEGAAATANGEGKESSDKEKPKKK, encoded by the exons ATGCCGACCACCACTGCGGAAACCCTCTCGCTGGTTACGAGAAACGTCTCTGTCGCTCCGCTTGTCCTCCTCTCCGCAGTTGACCACTACAACCGAACAGTACacaacaagacaaagaggcgGGTGGTTGGAGTTCTCCTCGGCCAGAATGATGGAAAGAACGTGAGGGTGTCGAACAGCTTTGCAG TCCCTtttgaggaggatgaaaaggACCCTTCAGTATGGTTCCTGGACCACAACTACGTCGAGTCTATGAACGACATGTTCAAGAAAGTAAATGCGCGCGAGAAGCTGGTGGGGTGGTACCACACTGGACCAAAGCTCCGTGCCTCCGATCTCGAGATCAACGAGCTGTTCAAGCGCTACACACCTAATCCTCTACTGGTCATTATTGATGTCCAGCCAAAGGAATCGGGTGTCCCTACCGACGCGTACTTTGCGGTCGAAGAAATCAAGGAT GATGGAACGACGACTTCTCGAACTTTCGTCCACACACCGTCGATTATcgaggctgaagaagcgGAGGAGATTGGTGTTGAGCACTTGCTAAGGGATATTCGTGACGTTGCTGTTGGCACTCTGTCCACGCGCGTCACTAACCAGCTCCAGTCTCTTCAAGGACTGCACCTTCGGTTACGAGACATTGGTGCCTATCTCCAGAAAGTCCTTGATGGGCAGCTCCCCGTCAACCACGCGATCCTGGGCAACCTACAAGACGTTTTCAACCTTCTCCCCAACCTCTCTACACCAGACGATGACAGCAAAGTGGGAAGCCACGAACTATCACATGCCATGAGCATCAAAACCAACGACCAGCTGATGGCCATCTACCTGAGCAGCTTGATACGCGCCATTACTGCATTCCACGATTTAATAGAGAACAAGATCCAGAACCGACAGCAGCAGGACGAGAAGGAGCCAAAGAAGGACGAGGCCACTAAtaaggatgagaagaaggagggcgCTGCGGCCACCGCAAACGGAgagggcaaggagagcagcgacaaggagaagcccaaaaagaaataa
- a CDS encoding UAA transporter family domain-containing protein — MEPPPTKLTPGKGVQSKPNKGPPSPTLANVARHFAVDSGSTLLATAVITVLIFGGCCSNVYALEAIINFEPTNGTLVTFVQFLFVSITGYVAQFDRSRPPFFLTPNVVPLSRWLVNILLFFTINVLNNHAFSYDISVPVHIILRSGGSICTMAAGYLYGKTYSRPQIFAVFLLSIGVSLAAWSDSKDKKPSDDISDPVFNPGLLIIFVAQVLSAIMGLYTEATYRKYGPQWKENLFYSHILSLPLFLPFAPSMWRNLIVLTKSTPVALNIPFAASLPPVQVPSQLAYLSANVLTQYACIRGVNLLAANASALTVTIILSIRKLMSLLLSIWLFGNTLKAGTLLSAVVVFGAAGLYSVAPKPAPATTKEKKKE, encoded by the exons ATGGAGCCTCCTCCAACGAAACTGACACCAGGCAAGGGTGTTCAGTCGAAACCAAACAAGGGGCCTCCATCACCGACATTGGCCAATGTTGCGCGCCACTTTGCTGTGGACAGCGGCTCAACGTTGCTTGCCACGGCGGTCATCACCGTCTTGATATTCGGCGGATGCTGCTCCAAT GTGTATGCTTTAGAGGCAATCATCAA CTTCGAGCCGACAAACG GAACCCTCGTAACTTTCGTTCAATTCCTATTCGTCTCTATAACGGGCTACGTAGCACAATTCGATAGATCGCGCCCGCCGTTCTTCTTGACTCCCAACGTCGTCCCGCTTAGCCGCTGGCTTGTCAATATCCTTTTGTTCTTTACTATCAACGTGTTGAACAATCATGCCTTCAGCTATGACATATCCGTACCGGTTCACATCATTCTACGATCCGGAGGTAGCATATGCACCATGGCTGCCGGATATCTCTACGGCAAGACGTATTCACGCCCCCAAATATTTGCAGTGTTTCTGCTGAGTATTGGCGTCAGCCTCGCTGCTTGGTCGGATTCAAAAGACAAG AAACCGAGTGACGATATTTCTGATCCTGTGTTCAACCCTGGTCTCTTGATCATCTTTGTCGCCCAAGTACTTTCAGCTATCATGGGGCTGTATACCGAAGCAACGTATCGAAAGTACGGACCGCAGTGGAAAGAGAATCTTTTCTATTCTCACATCTTGTCGCTGCCGTTGTTTTTGCCCTTTGCGCCCTCCATGTGGCGCAACTTAATCGTGCTAACCAAGAGCACGCCTGTTGCACTAAACATACCATTTGCTGCATCACTGCCGCCGGTCCAAGTTCCATCCCAATTGGCCTATCTTTCGGCCAACGTGTTGACCCAGTATGCCTGTATTCGTGGCGTGAACCTCCTTGCCGCAAACGCATCGGCACTCACCGTCACGATAATTCTCAGCATTCGAAAACTCATGAGCCTCTTGCTAAGCATCTGGCTATTTGGCAACACTCTCAAGGCTGGCACCCTCCTAAGCGCGGTAGTAGTGTTTGGAGCCGCCGGCCTCTACAGCGTTGCCCCGAAACCTGCCCCGGCCACGaccaaggaaaagaagaaggagtgA
- a CDS encoding adenosine/AMP deaminase domain-containing protein produces the protein MLLRDLQERTTFYDPVAELQMTQTDAKLFYQRSKIDPRTGNSPWPQSTPFGSPLMLSGSRPATEWGGDSLVLDKPEVVDTPARPYESTIPPNASYPLKPSLNTSHGFNETRVANDPAAGLSGNGLFDTEPHITAELSAISKQIQRILDMRRKYISLSNQGPNDNPRDNADWEIYPPPPDPAWIHSHGNGTDEAGKKPGHDIGDDFFFEDLLPLPENGEMSFEMDSEGVYQVFDTPSSKTPAIRVPTIREFYIDLEELLTVSSDGPSKSFAFRRLQYLEGKFNLYVLLNEYQETADSKKVPHRDFYNVRKVDTHVHHSACMNQKHLLRFIKSKMKKYPNEVVLFRDGKHLTLAEVFASINLTAYDLSIDTLDMHAHTDSFHRFDKFNLKYNPIGESRLRTIFLKTDNFIHGRYLAEITKEVIADLESSKYQMVEWRISIYGKSIDEWDRLAAWVVDNKLFSHNVRWLVQIPRLYDIYKASGLMDTFEQVIKNVFQPLFEVTKDPSSHPKLHVFLERVIGFDSVDDESKIERRLFKKFPVPRAWDTKQNPPYSYWIYYLYANMTSLNHFRRSRGFNTFVLRPHCGEAGDSEHLAVAALCCHSISHGLLLRKVPLLQYIFYLEQIGIAMSPLSNNALFLAYERNPFHQYFRRGLNVSLSTDDPLQFAFTKEPLIEEYAVAAQIYKLSPVDMCELAKNSVKQSGYEKAIKKQWLGQDFEKPGKDGNKMVKTNVPDRREEFRYHTLLQERDILRKYLDYGSGDDLLANGVLASAQAAEPLESKTQPFPAATAAEPKDGESEGHVSFVDAHTGEPLKTDNHLSGSDPMMFPGILAREHRNNSSRNLAQSDDRAK, from the exons ATGCTGTTACGAGATCTCCAAGAACGCACGACGTTCTATGACCCTGTTGCAGAGCTTCAGATGACACAGACGGATGCAAAGCTGTTCTATCAGCGGAGCAAGATTGACCCACGGACTGGGAACTCTCCATGGCCACAGTCAACTCCTTTCGGAAGCCCTCTCATGCTCTCAGGCTCACGCCCAGCTACAGAGTGGGGTGGTGATTCCTTG GTACTAGACAAGCCAGAAGTCGTAGACACTCCTGCCAGGCCGTATGAATCGACAATTCCTCCCAATGCCTCATATCCTCTGAAGCCTAGTCTTAATACCAGCCACGGCTTTAATGAGACAAGGGTCGCCAATGACCCCGCTGCTGGATTATCAGGCAATGGACTCTTTGATACTGAGCCTCATATAACAGCTGAGCTCAGTGCGATTTCAAAGCAGATTCAGAGAATACTTGACATGAGACGCAAGTACATTTCTCTTTCTAACCAAGGGCCAAATGACAACCCCAGAGATAATGCAGATTGGGAAATCtaccctcctcctcctgatCCAGCATGGATCCATAGCCACGGCAACGGCACTGACGAGGCCGGGAA AAAGCCTGGCCACGACATTGGAgatgatttcttttttgaagACTTACTTCCCCTGCCTGAAAACGGCGAGATGAGCTTTGAAATGGACAGCGAAGGAGTCTATCAGGTGTTTGACACCCCAAGCAGCAAAACCCCCGCTATTCGCGTGCCTACGATTCGAGAATTCTATATTGATTTGGAAGAACTTCTCACAGTTTCATCTGACGGTCCAAGTAAAAGCTTTGCTTTTCGTCGACTTCAATATCTAGAGGGAAAATTCAACCTATATGTTCTTCTTAATGAATACCAGGAGACTGCCGATAGCAAAAAGGTGCCGCATCGAGATTTCTACAATGTCCGAAAGGTGGATACGCACGTCCACCACTCTGCATGCATGAATCAGAAACATCTCTTGCggttcatcaagagcaagatgaagaagtatCCGAACGAAGTTGTGCTCTTCCGAGATGGCAAGCATCTCACCTTGGCGGAGGTCTTTGCCAGTATCAATCTGACGGCGTATGATTTGAGCATAGATACACTTGATATGCAT GCACACACTGATTCCTTTCACCGTTTCGATAAATTCAACCTCAAGTACAACCCCATTGGCGAGTCGCGCCTGAGGACCATCTTTCTCAAAACCGATAATTTCATCCACGGGCGCTACCTGGCGGAGATTACCAAGGAGGTGATAGCTGACTTGGAATCCAGCAAGTACCAGATGGTCGAATGGCGCATATCCATCTATGGCAAGTCCATAGATGAGTGGGATAGGCTTGCAGCCTGGGTTGTGGACAATAAGCTCTTTTCCCACAACGTCCGCTGGCTCGTCCAAATCCCTCGTCTCTACGACATCTACAAAGCTAGCGGCTTGATGGATACATTTGAGCAGGTTATAAAGAATGTATTCCAGCCCCTATTCGAAGTCACAAAGGATCCGTCAAGCCATCCAAAGCTACATGTGTTTTTAGAACGCGTTATTGGCTTTGACAGCGTCGATGACGAAAGCAAAATTGAACGACGTCTGTTTAAGAAGTTCCCTGTGCCCCGAGCCTGGGATACGAAGCAGAATCCTCCATACAGCTACTGGATCTATTACTTGTATGCCAACATGACCTCGTTGAACCACTTCCGACGGAGTCGCGGCTTCAATACATTCGTTCTACGACCTCATTGCGGAGAGGCGGGCGATAGCGAACACTTAGCTGTGGCGGCACTGTGCTGTCATAGTATCAGCCATGGATTGCTTCTTCGCAAAGTTCCTCTGCTCCAGTATATCTTTTATTTGGAGCAAATCGGAATCGCCATGTCGCCTCTAAGTAACAACGCCTTGTTCCTTGCTTATGAACGAAACCCATTCCATCAGTATTTCAGACGCGGCTTAAACGTCTCTCTATCCACAGACGACCCGTTGCAATTTGCTTTTACCAAGGAACCCTTGATCGAAGAGTATGCTGTGGCTGCACAGATATATAAGCTGAGTCCAGTGGACATGTGCGAGCTAGCAAAGAATTCGGTAAAGCAGAGTGGCTATGAGAAAGCCATCAAGAAACAGTGGCTGGGCCAAGATTTTGAGAAACCCGGGAAGGATGGGaacaagatggtgaagacAAATGTGCCGGATCGCAGAGAAGAATTCCGGTACCATACGCTCCTCCAGGAAAGAGACAT TTTGAGAAAGTATCTTGATTACGGCTCTGGCGATGACCTCTTGGCAAACGGGGTGTTAGCAAGCGCCCAAGCAGCAGAACCACTTGAGAGCAAGACTCAACCTTTCCCGGCTGCTACGGCGGCCGAGCCCAAGGATGGAGAGTCCGAGGGACATGTGTCATTTGTCGACGCTCACACAGGAGAGCCTCTTAAGACGGATAATCACTTGTCTGGAAGCGACCCGATGATGTTTCCAGGAATCCTCGCCCGAGAGCATCGAAACAATAGTTCGAGAAACTTGGCCCAGAGTGATGACAGAGCAAAGTAG